The DNA sequence GGAGGAAAGTTTGCAACGGCAACCACCTTTCTGCCTATCAAATCCTCCTTCCTGTAGTTCGTTATCTGTGCGGAAGAGCGCTTGATCCCTATCCCTTCACCAAAATCTATCGTAAGCTTATAAGCCGGCTTCTTGGCTTCAGGAAAATCTTCAACTTTGATTATGATCCCTACGCGCATGTCCACCTTTTCAAAGTCCTTGTATTCTATAATTAAATCACCATTAAGCG is a window from the Candidatus Marsarchaeota archaeon genome containing:
- a CDS encoding tRNA-binding protein, with amino-acid sequence MIEYKDFEKVDMRVGIIIKVEDFPEAKKPAYKLTIDFGEGIGIKRSSAQITNYRKEDLIGRKVVAVANFPPKQVANFISEVLVLGAITSGGVKLLSIYPDAPPGSRIG